tgtaaaatgagggggttggccttggtgtctaaggtcatttccagctctaagtcacAGTATGATTTTAGGAGTGCTCTCAAGTTCCTTTCTTGACAAGGTAATGCAGTGGAGTCTTTGTACTTTAAAGAGAACCCACCAGGTGacacagaggaaaggaaggaggcattGTATCTCATTCCATTTGGGTCCTTTCAGTTAGTCctttacataatattttattttacaaaaatattttatgtggatTATATTTAAAGTTCACCCATATTTTTCAACTATAGAGTTGCAGTTTTTCCCAAAGAACAGTGTTCATATTTACTTGGACCTCTGCTTTCCTGCCCTTATATAAACATTGAAGTTGCATTTGCAAAGATTTATGCACATATGTAAGTCACTCCAACCACAATCTGAAAGTCCTAGTTGCATAAAAGTCAACAGGACTTTTGGGggagttttctttatttttctgtgaaCCTTAGATGTAAgattaaaagcaacaacaacaggaTTTTAAAGACAGACTTGTTATTTACCTCAGTCTGGTTTCGCTCTGTCCTCTGCTTATATAGACTCagagtttttcatttttgttgtggaataataaaaaacattaaagggtctGAATAGGAATAGAATTTGTGTGAATTCATGATTGGTAGCAACCTCCCAGCTTCAAAAAGGTGCCCAAGTGTCTTTAGAAAAATTTTCGTTTGCTCTCTGCCTCATACTTGGAAAAATGCAACACTAGGAAAAGTGGTTGAACATTTCCCTATAATACCTTCTACCCCTCTACAATTCCTCCTCTACCCATCATTCCATTTGATTGTGCTGAGATAACACAGGAATGTCTAGAGATAAATAGTTAAAGAGaatcaaggagaaagaaaagtattttgGGCTGTCCAACTACACCACAAGTGTCTACTGGGCACTTGGCAGCATAGATTTCCAAGAtgtctacttcctttcctccttccagcAAGTGTCTCATGCTGAAATTCCCGGTATGATTGGGCCCAGATGTCTGGTCCCTCAAGTGTAAACTCCTGGAGATGAAATGATCAGAGCTTCATCGCCAATGTTTCTTTCACTTAGAGCCAAGGTGTTGTTAAGCTTTGTGATACACTGGTTTACTGATGTAAGTCAGCTAAGAATGCTCCATCTAGCAGCTAGATGGTAGATTCTTATGTTTCTGTATCTGCATACAATCGGAATGGATTGTTGTCTTTTTATTATAAAGATAGGAGGACAGAGAATGAGTCATATTAAGAGTGGACAGACCTAAGTTCTTTCCTAACAATTGCCTACTAGATCACTACCAGTCCCCTTGGAGTTCTTAAAAGGTGTACGTAGTCCCAGCTCTAAACCTTGGCTCACACTGATTTTGCTACCTGGAATGTCTTCCTCCACCcctggagaggcagcatggattAGTCATTTGAGAAACTGgcctgggtcaggaagacttcaaaacctgcctcaggcactagctgtataacccagggcaaatcacttaacccctctgtttctcagtttccccatctgtaaaatgagaagttggtctagatcagaggtgtcaaatatgtaGCCCACATTGTGGCCTGAAGCAGATtgaagtgtaattgggaaatacttaacaaaataaataaaaatacaataaaacatagataacattacatttttaaacCTAAGTCAATACacagcctgcagggatctttatgtgCGGATTAGCGGCTCCCCTTTCTGTTTGAGTTTAACACTACTGGTCTAAGTGAcctctagaggcagctaggaggtacagaGAGTAgattgctagacttggagtcaagaagaggaTATGACTTTGAgccagtcatttaatctctttgggcctcagtctcctcaatgGCTTATAAAAAAAGTGATCTGGGGAATCCCTAATTTTCTAGACTGTGGCACCTCCCTTGGTTCTGGTCATGAACTCTGGCATCAACATAACCTCCTCAGTCATGGGACCCAATCAGGAATTGTTATATCATCTCAGCCAGAACACATATCCATGGGAGTTGTCACACTGGTCTCATGGCGTCAGACACTCACTCTGAGACCCTTCTTTCCTAGTTCCATTTCTATCtgtctgattgctccttctcaaTCTTTCTTGATGGCTCATCATCCATGTCATACTCCCTGACTCAGGAGGTTCTCTATGGTTCTGTCCcaatccctcttttcttctccctctacattttTCTTCTGTAATAACCTCATTGGTTCCCATGAGTTTAACatccctattctctctctctctctctctctctctctctctctctctctctctctctctctctctctctctggtacaTATACATCTAGCTCCACTCTCTCTCAAGCCTCAGACCTACATCACCATTTGCCTATGAGACATTCCAGATTGGATGTCCTGCAAGCATCTCTAATTCAATATATGCAAAATTGATCTCATTAGCTATCTCCCCAAATCCTATCCTCTTCTAGAAAAATCTGTGTTTCTATCAAAAgcatcaccatccttctagtctcccAAATATATAACCTTAGCAttttcctcaactcctcattttctctcactCCAATTATGCAATTAGTCACCAAATCTTGACATTTTgacctccacaacatttcttaATTCCAgccctttctctctattcacaaagccaccatcttagttcaaatcctcatCTTCTCTTATCCAGATTATTgccacttctacattaaaggattagaaaacttggaatatgatattctggaaggctgCACAGCATCTCCACTTCTTCATTTGAAcagataaggaagcaaagaatcaGAGCCACAAAAAAGTTGACAGAGTTGTTGTTATAATTCAAGTTAGGCTGACTGTTGGACACGTCAACTCCATGCTGCCCACCTTGAGTTCTGTTCTGCTATTGGGCCTTTGACTATAAACTTAAATGAACAATAATAGTTCTTTCTACAGGCCTAggacttttaacttttttaaaaaagcttttttttttttttaaaccagtcaTCTTCTCTTATCATCACGGtagactagattacctctaagtttccttccaggtctaaattatTATGAAGCTATTATCCTCTTTATCAGGATAACAGAATCTTGTCCTGTGACATTAGTGACCCAAATATagttaaccccattttacagataagaaaaaggaaatccagtaaaatataagcttctggagGACAGGAAtcatgtttgtatccccagcactgtcTTGAGCGCATAGTGTTGCTATTGTTCAATTCTTTTCAGTCGtctctgactcttggtgaccccagttggggttttcatggcagagatactgcagtggtttgccatttctttcttcagctcattttgtagatgaggaaacagaggcaaacagggttaagtgactcgtccagggtcacacagctagtaagagtctgaggccagatttgaactcgggaagatgagtcttccagactctaggcctgacactctatccactgtgccacctagctgtcctgggcACATTAGTAGGTACCTTAAaattgcttgttgaattaaatcaagTTAAACTGAACTGAAATGAGACAGATGCTTGATACaaaggacagagcactggacctggagtcaagaagaggagagttcaaatcctccttcagatatttactagctgtgtgacctgggtgaGCCATTCATCTTCcatatgactcagtttcctcatctataaaatacggATAATAGTAACAtctttctcccagggttgttgtgagaacaaaatggacactatttgtaaagctcttagcacagtgcctggcacacaataataCTTACACTTGATATACTtaatacacttaataaatgcttatttccttccttcctaaagtactttggaaaccttaacatattatataaatgccagctattatcattaatgtgataattacattattattattatcattaattgaATTGAGTTAGATTTAATTCAGGCTAAGTGACTCATCCCTATCAACCCATAAAACACACACCAAGAGCCCTCACCTCTTAGGATGGTGACGTTCTGGAGAATGGCTCCATGCTGGACATCCACAGCCTTCATTTCCTCCATGACCATCGAGAGGTTCTGGATGTCAAAGTCCAGCCGGGCACGAAGCAGGCTGAAGCGCTCCCTCAGCACATCCGTGGTGCTCAGCATGACGGAGACGGACTTGTTGAGGTAGTAGAGTTCTTCGGCATGGGTGTGGAAGCCCAGTGTGCAGGAGAGCCGCACATCATCCAGGTATTTGAGCATACTGTGTACGTGGTTGTCTGTGGCATTGATGTTGGTGAAAATGGTGTTTATCTCGATCTCATGAGAAGTCATGCGCCCTTCCAGGGTCTCGAAATGCTCCACAGTCCGGTTCTGGGCATAGCGTGTGTGGTACTGTAGATCATGCATGTTCTCTTCATGGTCATCCAGGAAGGACGAGACATTGTCCAGCTGCAGCTGCAGGCCCATCACCTGCAACACCAGGTCATGGATGCCCTCAGAATTTTGGTTGATGCGCTGGGAGGCGGTACTGAGGCTGGTCTGTATGCTCTTGACCAGTTCCCCAGTTTTGGCCGAGGTGGCCCTCAGGCCACCAAAGAGCCGGGTGTAGTTCTGCCACTCACTGACCATTTTTTGCAGGGTCAAGGTCTCTTCTTCTGTTTTCCGCTGGATCATGTGGACCCAGTCTGAGGTCTGCCCCACTGTGAAGTTGATCTGCTGCACGGCTGCCTTAACATCATAACAGTCCTGGGTCAGGCCCTTTAGCGAAAAATCCAATCCAGCCATGGCAGCCTGCCAGCCCCTCACCTGGGCCAGGAATTGCCCTAGAGTCTGGTTGACCTGGTGGATAGAGAAGGAGCAGCTGTCTACCACAGTTGTGATTTGGTTACTGGTAGAGAAGAGCTGCTGATGGGTCTGGGAAGTCTGATCCAGCTGAATCTCTTGGACTAGAAGCATCTTCTGGATTTCCTCCAGCTCCTGCTGAAGTTTGTGGATCTCTTGTCCCAACTGCCCTGTGTCATGGCAGAAGGAGCAATTGCCCAGGGCTTTCTGATCTGTAGGAGAAAATGATAAAGCTGGTAGATCTCTAGGGTTGGAGGGTCATAGAGCAGGGGCAGCTTCTGTACACTGATAGAGAAAGGAgtttatttttacattcattcactaaaatttttttaaatttaaattttttaaagcttGAGTCTCCTCATCTTACCCAGGCTAGAAATACAGAGGCAAATTAAGGGTCTAATCTCACTACTGATTGGCGCGAAAGCATTAACTGGCTGCTGCCCCATCAGGCATCATAAATTCATTCATAATTTAGGTACCAATATATGCAGTGAACCATACTAGGCATTAACTCAGAGAAATTCAAAGGTAAATAAGTAGGAGATACATTGAACTCTTTTTATGATTCcttctccaaaatttatt
This region of Trichosurus vulpecula isolate mTriVul1 chromosome 3, mTriVul1.pri, whole genome shotgun sequence genomic DNA includes:
- the SCARA3 gene encoding scavenger receptor class A member 3, with amino-acid sequence MKVRSTGGDGEALCVAEEEPVGEEEEMAAFPCTQNGPAGPTCSRCQKNLSLHTSVRILYLFLALLLVAVAVLASLVFKKVDSLSEDITITQSNYEKKIVSVQENLQELDQKALGNCSFCHDTGQLGQEIHKLQQELEEIQKMLLVQEIQLDQTSQTHQQLFSTSNQITTVVDSCSFSIHQVNQTLGQFLAQVRGWQAAMAGLDFSLKGLTQDCYDVKAAVQQINFTVGQTSDWVHMIQRKTEEETLTLQKMVSEWQNYTRLFGGLRATSAKTGELVKSIQTSLSTASQRINQNSEGIHDLVLQVMGLQLQLDNVSSFLDDHEENMHDLQYHTRYAQNRTVEHFETLEGRMTSHEIEINTIFTNINATDNHVHSMLKYLDDVRLSCTLGFHTHAEELYYLNKSVSVMLSTTDVLRERFSLLRARLDFDIQNLSMVMEEMKAVDVQHGAILQNVTILRGIPGPPGPRGLKGDVGVKGPYGSRGPKGDNGTMGPPGPQGLQGQPGKAGPAGERGPSGLKGFPGLKGSKGSFGSAGLKGQPGPKGDMGPQGPEGPPGSPGPPGPQGKPGIAGKTGSPGQVGPMGPKGEPGIQGPPGLPGPPGLPGNQSPY